Proteins encoded together in one Micromonospora kangleipakensis window:
- a CDS encoding terpene synthase family protein, with the protein MTEAVLRSLRSDCPLAPRLSPYADRTQQWLPDQLVGLGLPLDAVALDRLRRAGFARYAGRLYPDAAESDLRVLTVLFTWFFLVDDACDRPDRLTPPQIRALRDGVLALLREGPRARHPGFSGPLRRLLVQAWREPRRRMPARWRLRFTDAVAHHLDGAWREAVAKAAGRAPGVAEYVELRRATSAAYVSYPLIEFATGRSLPDAVYHHPVLRRIAEVGNDLLSWFNDLASLDQDRASAGGHNLVLAMATEHGVPVETAVELVAERWRAGMARFVALRAAVPSFGPALDEAVTAHLDGVAHAVRGTVDWTLESGRYPVAPAS; encoded by the coding sequence ATGACGGAGGCGGTGCTCCGGTCGCTGCGGTCCGACTGCCCGCTCGCGCCCCGACTCTCCCCGTACGCCGACCGCACCCAGCAGTGGCTGCCCGACCAGCTCGTCGGCCTCGGCCTGCCCCTGGACGCGGTGGCCCTGGACCGGCTGCGCCGGGCGGGCTTCGCCCGGTACGCCGGCCGGCTCTACCCGGACGCCGCCGAGTCGGACCTGCGCGTGCTGACCGTCCTGTTCACCTGGTTCTTCCTGGTCGACGACGCCTGCGACCGGCCGGACCGGCTGACGCCGCCGCAGATCCGCGCGCTCCGCGACGGGGTGCTCGCCCTGCTGCGCGAGGGGCCTCGGGCGCGTCATCCCGGCTTCTCGGGGCCGCTGCGGCGGCTGCTGGTGCAGGCCTGGCGGGAGCCCCGACGGCGGATGCCGGCCCGCTGGCGGCTGCGCTTCACCGACGCGGTCGCCCACCACCTGGACGGCGCCTGGCGGGAGGCGGTCGCGAAGGCCGCCGGCCGGGCCCCCGGGGTCGCCGAGTACGTGGAGCTGCGCCGGGCGACCTCGGCGGCGTACGTGTCGTACCCACTGATCGAGTTCGCGACCGGCCGGTCGCTGCCCGACGCGGTCTACCACCATCCCGTGCTGCGCCGGATCGCCGAAGTCGGCAACGATCTGCTCTCCTGGTTCAACGACCTGGCGTCGCTGGACCAGGACCGGGCCAGCGCCGGTGGCCACAACCTGGTGCTGGCGATGGCGACCGAGCACGGGGTGCCGGTGGAGACCGCGGTGGAGCTGGTGGCCGAGCGCTGGCGGGCGGGGATGGCCCGGTTCGTCGCGCTGCGCGCCGCGGTGCCGTCGTTCGGTCCGGCGCTGGACGAGGCGGTCACCGCCCACCTCGACGGGGTCGCCCACGCGGTGCGCGGCACGGTGGACTGGACGTTGGAGAGCGGCCGCTACCCGGTCGCCCCCGCGTCCTGA